A single genomic interval of uncultured Sphaerochaeta sp. harbors:
- a CDS encoding RluA family pseudouridine synthase, with protein MEQLEGRILYEDNHLIVVNKRGGELVQGDKTGDKTLADLVKEYLKVTYEKKGNVYLGVPHRLDRPTSGLVIFAKTEKALVRMNELFKGNTVKKTYWAIVDKVPNDTEGTLLHYIIRDTKANKSVALPVERQKGKLAKMDYRLIAVSKTYFLLEVLLHTGRHHQIRAQLAAIGLHIKGDLKYGFPRSNPDGGICLHARSISFVHPVRKEEITIVADPPQDTLWDAFLSQL; from the coding sequence ATGGAGCAACTTGAAGGTCGGATCCTGTATGAGGACAACCACTTGATCGTGGTGAACAAGCGTGGTGGTGAGTTGGTACAAGGAGACAAGACCGGAGATAAAACACTTGCGGATCTTGTCAAGGAATACCTGAAGGTAACCTATGAAAAGAAGGGGAATGTCTATCTGGGCGTCCCTCATCGCTTGGACCGGCCAACCAGTGGTTTGGTGATTTTTGCCAAGACTGAAAAGGCCCTGGTCAGGATGAATGAGCTCTTCAAGGGTAATACCGTGAAGAAAACCTACTGGGCGATTGTGGATAAAGTTCCCAACGATACAGAGGGTACCTTGCTTCACTACATCATCCGTGATACGAAGGCTAATAAGAGTGTTGCGCTCCCTGTGGAGAGACAGAAAGGGAAGCTTGCAAAGATGGATTACCGTCTTATCGCTGTCAGCAAAACCTACTTTCTCCTTGAGGTATTGCTGCATACCGGTAGACATCACCAGATCAGGGCGCAGCTTGCTGCAATTGGCTTGCATATCAAGGGGGACCTTAAATATGGTTTCCCTCGTTCCAACCCTGATGGGGGAATTTGCCTTCATGCGAGGTCCATCTCCTTTGTTCACCCGGTACGCAAGGAAGAGATAACCATTGTTGCCGATCCCCCGCAAGATACCTTATGGGATGCATTCCTCTCCCAGCTCTAA